In Necator americanus strain Aroian chromosome IV, whole genome shotgun sequence, the following proteins share a genomic window:
- a CDS encoding hypothetical protein (NECATOR_CHRIV.G14816.T3): protein MKRMWCRLLPHYFEWIAGVPDLRFMDIQEKVKLVARQLSTVVALMVSFWTFKSGYDGIVPGSEICFSRRENKDEIIVVANILNSHVISTFRKLALGTRFGPVESVIMETAWLKYRSVLVNLVKRNNPKLDYEGVVDRIVALSEIVPYLEIKSSISLVIYTQQYSFAATLSEKCVLPTAPHPVEQHIMYSHEKDQRDITAHTFMLTTLRLPSPVKTYEKIVSAYRKLSVITRERLRGVGERLPGVASVSSVRYPAASTGNVFKYQADMFFTKGRPIE from the exons ATGAAAAGGATGTGGTGCCGTCTTCTTCCTCATTACTTCGAATGGATAGCTGGAGTACCTGACCTGAGATTCATGGATATTCAGGAGAAG GTCAAACTAGTTGCTCGACAGCTCTCTACCGTTGTTGCATTGATGGTTTCGTTTTGGACATTCAAGAGCGGTTACGACGGCATTGTGCCTGGTAGCGAAATTTGCTTCAGTCGACGAGAAAATAAGGACGAAAT CAT TGTCGTTGCCAACATCCTCAACTCGCATGTAATCTCAACGTTTCGAAAATTAG CATTAGGCACTCGTTTTGGGCCTGTCGAAAGTGTGATAATGGAAACTGCTTGGCTGAAATATCGATCGGTTCTAGTTAATCTCGTGAAACGTAATAATCCGAAACTTGACTATGAAGGCGTAGTAGACAGAATTGTGGCACTCTCCGAAATCGTCCCGTACCTAGAG ataaaatcatctatatcgctggtgatctacacgcagcaatactcattcgctgctACACTGAGTGAAAAGTGTGTGCTACCAACCgcaccacatccggtggaacaacac ATCATGTACTCGCACGAAAAAGATCAACGCGATATTACGGCACATACGTTCATGCTCACAACTCTACGACTTCCTTCCCCGGTGAAAACATATGAGAAGATCGTATCAGCGTATCGAAAACTGAGTGTTATCACTAG AGAACGGCTTCGAGGAGTCGGAGAACGGCTTCCAGGAGTTGCTTCGGTTTCTTCCGTAAGATATCCAGCTGCG tctACTGGAAATGTCTTCAAATATCAAGCAGATATGTTTTTCACTAAGGGAAGACCTATTGAATAG
- a CDS encoding hypothetical protein (NECATOR_CHRIV.G14816.T4), with the protein MKRMWCRLLPHYFEWIAGVPDLRFMDIQEKVKLVARQLSTVVALMVSFWTFKSGYDGIVPGSEICFSRRENKDEIIVVANILNSHVISTFRKLALGTRFGPVESVIMETAWLKYRSVLVNLVKRNNPKLDYEGVVDRIVALSEIVPYLELLPNVISRADAMRPQQTSALALQPLKTAKKPNRQGNESCRIDFTDFNGRRYWNLHAKKAIIQQEETLRKLVTIMYLLKTRRMEFSQKTCLKRDKIIAIMYSHEKDQRDITAHTFMLTTLRLPSPVKTYEKIVSAYRKLSVITRERLRGVGERLPGVASVSSVRYPAASTGNVFKYQADMFFTKGRPIE; encoded by the exons ATGAAAAGGATGTGGTGCCGTCTTCTTCCTCATTACTTCGAATGGATAGCTGGAGTACCTGACCTGAGATTCATGGATATTCAGGAGAAG GTCAAACTAGTTGCTCGACAGCTCTCTACCGTTGTTGCATTGATGGTTTCGTTTTGGACATTCAAGAGCGGTTACGACGGCATTGTGCCTGGTAGCGAAATTTGCTTCAGTCGACGAGAAAATAAGGACGAAAT CAT TGTCGTTGCCAACATCCTCAACTCGCATGTAATCTCAACGTTTCGAAAATTAG CATTAGGCACTCGTTTTGGGCCTGTCGAAAGTGTGATAATGGAAACTGCTTGGCTGAAATATCGATCGGTTCTAGTTAATCTCGTGAAACGTAATAATCCGAAACTTGACTATGAAGGCGTAGTAGACAGAATTGTGGCACTCTCCGAAATCGTCCCGTACCTAGAG TTGCTCCCAAACGTGATCAGCCGCGCTGACGCGATGCGTCCTCAGCAAACATCGGCACTGGCGCTTCA gcctctgaagacggcgaagaAGCCGAATCGTCAGGGGAATGAAAG TTGCAGGATAGATTTTACTGATTTCAACGGCAGGAGATATTGGAACTTACATGCAAAGAAGGCAATTATACAACAGGAAGAAACTCTGCGGAAACTTGTGACAATTATGTATTTATTGAAGACGAGGAGAATGGAGTTTTCACAGAAAACTTGTttaaaaagagataaaattatAGCG ATCATGTACTCGCACGAAAAAGATCAACGCGATATTACGGCACATACGTTCATGCTCACAACTCTACGACTTCCTTCCCCGGTGAAAACATATGAGAAGATCGTATCAGCGTATCGAAAACTGAGTGTTATCACTAG AGAACGGCTTCGAGGAGTCGGAGAACGGCTTCCAGGAGTTGCTTCGGTTTCTTCCGTAAGATATCCAGCTGCG tctACTGGAAATGTCTTCAAATATCAAGCAGATATGTTTTTCACTAAGGGAAGACCTATTGAATAG
- a CDS encoding hypothetical protein (NECATOR_CHRIV.G14816.T2) translates to MKRMWCRLLPHYFEWIAGVPDLRFMDIQEKVKLVARQLSTVVALMVSFWTFKSGYDGIVPGSEICFSRRENKDEIIVVANILNSHVISTFRKLALGTRFGPVESVIMETAWLKYRSVLVNLVKRNNPKLDYEGVVDRIVALSEIVPYLEIMYSHEKDQRDITAHTFMLTTLRLPSPVKTYEKIVSAYRKLSVITRERLRGVGERLPGVASVSSVRYPAASTGNVFKYQADMFFTKGRPIE, encoded by the exons ATGAAAAGGATGTGGTGCCGTCTTCTTCCTCATTACTTCGAATGGATAGCTGGAGTACCTGACCTGAGATTCATGGATATTCAGGAGAAG GTCAAACTAGTTGCTCGACAGCTCTCTACCGTTGTTGCATTGATGGTTTCGTTTTGGACATTCAAGAGCGGTTACGACGGCATTGTGCCTGGTAGCGAAATTTGCTTCAGTCGACGAGAAAATAAGGACGAAAT CAT TGTCGTTGCCAACATCCTCAACTCGCATGTAATCTCAACGTTTCGAAAATTAG CATTAGGCACTCGTTTTGGGCCTGTCGAAAGTGTGATAATGGAAACTGCTTGGCTGAAATATCGATCGGTTCTAGTTAATCTCGTGAAACGTAATAATCCGAAACTTGACTATGAAGGCGTAGTAGACAGAATTGTGGCACTCTCCGAAATCGTCCCGTACCTAGAG ATCATGTACTCGCACGAAAAAGATCAACGCGATATTACGGCACATACGTTCATGCTCACAACTCTACGACTTCCTTCCCCGGTGAAAACATATGAGAAGATCGTATCAGCGTATCGAAAACTGAGTGTTATCACTAG AGAACGGCTTCGAGGAGTCGGAGAACGGCTTCCAGGAGTTGCTTCGGTTTCTTCCGTAAGATATCCAGCTGCG tctACTGGAAATGTCTTCAAATATCAAGCAGATATGTTTTTCACTAAGGGAAGACCTATTGAATAG
- a CDS encoding hypothetical protein (NECATOR_CHRIV.G14816.T1), whose protein sequence is MTREQYLLLKLVILFEPLGTRFGPVESVIMETAWLKYRSVLVNLVKRNNPKLDYEGVVDRIVALSEIVPYLEIMYSHEKDQRDITAHTFMLTTLRLPSPVKTYEKIVSAYRKLSVITRDQPPLLEDDDNRNVENEIKITQDDTDVVYTLDLEKTCEPSNFDKGVSKKGEEGSVVTFMALSSR, encoded by the exons ATGACCAGAGAGCAGTACCTACTTCTGAAACTGGTTATTCTGTTTGAAC CATTAGGCACTCGTTTTGGGCCTGTCGAAAGTGTGATAATGGAAACTGCTTGGCTGAAATATCGATCGGTTCTAGTTAATCTCGTGAAACGTAATAATCCGAAACTTGACTATGAAGGCGTAGTAGACAGAATTGTGGCACTCTCCGAAATCGTCCCGTACCTAGAG ATCATGTACTCGCACGAAAAAGATCAACGCGATATTACGGCACATACGTTCATGCTCACAACTCTACGACTTCCTTCCCCGGTGAAAACATATGAGAAGATCGTATCAGCGTATCGAAAACTGAGTGTTATCACTAG AGACCAGCCGCCTTTACTCGAGGACGATGATAACAGAAATGTTGAGAACGAAATTAAGATCACTCAAGACGATACAGACGTCGTGTACACACTAGACCTAGAGAAAACCTGTGAGCCAAGTAATTTTGACAAAGGAGTGAGCAAAAAAGGTGAAGAGGGCTCAGTGGTAACGTTTATGGCGTTGTCGTCTCGGTGA
- a CDS encoding hypothetical protein (NECATOR_CHRIV.G14817.T1) produces the protein MDQLTDQDLRAHLFDSTVLPALCYAAETWADTAATSRKLLTTQRALERCLLKFNRLTQHIAGLRGSELRGSVISVTDPRNYRGISLLRVMYKVLERIIQEFVEFELEKATWPKMENLD, from the coding sequence atggaccaactgacggaccaagatcttcgtgcccatctgttcgactcgacagtccttccagcgctctgttacgcagcggagacgtgggcagacaccgctgccacgtctaggaagctacttactacccagagagcccttgagagatgccttctgaagtttaaccggctcACACAACACATAGCCGGTCTTCGTGGCTCCGAATTAAGGGGATCCGTcatatccgtcacggacccaaggaattatcgaggaatctctttgctgcgtgttatgtacaaggtactggagcgcattatccagGAGTTTGTCGAGTTCGAGCTGGAaaaagccacctggccgaaaatggaaaatctggattaa
- a CDS encoding hypothetical protein (NECATOR_CHRIV.G14817.T2), whose amino-acid sequence MGRIRSRQEMDQLTDQDLRAHLFDSTVLPALCYAAETWADTAATSRKLLTTQRALERCLLKFNRLTQHIAGLRGSELRGSVISVTDPRNYRGISLLRVMYKVLERIIQEFVEFELEKATWPKMENLD is encoded by the coding sequence ATGGGCAgaattcgcagccgtcaggaaatggaccaactgacggaccaagatcttcgtgcccatctgttcgactcgacagtccttccagcgctctgttacgcagcggagacgtgggcagacaccgctgccacgtctaggaagctacttactacccagagagcccttgagagatgccttctgaagtttaaccggctcACACAACACATAGCCGGTCTTCGTGGCTCCGAATTAAGGGGATCCGTcatatccgtcacggacccaaggaattatcgaggaatctctttgctgcgtgttatgtacaaggtactggagcgcattatccagGAGTTTGTCGAGTTCGAGCTGGAaaaagccacctggccgaaaatggaaaatctggattaa
- a CDS encoding hypothetical protein (NECATOR_CHRIV.G14817.T3), with protein sequence MTSYLEKERIPDQWKTSRTVLIHKKGVQLLGSHPDRFEGHRGLPGIPPAICSNPVLTYEKAFDSVETNAVLSALVDQGVDASYVRTSANRYDGCTTRIQLFHRPLIIPIGKGVRQGDTISPKLFTAALQWIMESLSWEKRCIRVDGRFLSNLRFADDVVLFSSSTSEAETMLNELNETGKRIGLRINRKKTQFMKNAYCEDGGVQLEGSQIIETSSYVYLGRSMNTENDLKEQLNRKMRALWAEFAAVRKWTN encoded by the exons atgacatcctaccttgagaaagaaaggatcccagaccagtggaagacctcgcgaaccgttcttatccataagaaag gggttcagctgcttggatcacatccagaccgtttcgagggtcatagaggtttgccgggaataccgcctgccatTTGTTCTAACCCTGTTCTAacctatgagaaagcctttgacagcgtagaaacgaatgcagtactgtcagcgctggtcgatcaaggtgtggacgcgtcgtatgtgaggacatcaGCCAACCGCTACGAtggatgcacgactaggatacagcttttccaccgccctctcatcATACctattggaaagggggtacgacaaggcgatactatatcgccgaagctgttcacggctgcattgcaatggataatggaatcactatcctgggaaaaAAGatgcatacgtgttgatggaagatttctttcaaaccttcgtttcgcggacgacgtCGTTCTCTTCTCAAGCAgtaccagtgaagcagaaacgatgctcaacgaattgaacgaaacaggaaagagaataggactacgaataaacagaaagaagacacagtttatGAAGAatgcctactgcgaggacggaggagtacaacttgaaggctcccaaatcatagaaacttcgtcatacgtatacctcggacgttctatgaacacggaaaacgatttgaaggaacaactgaatagaaaaatgagagCACTATGGGCAgaattcgcagccgtcaggaaatggaccaactga
- a CDS encoding hypothetical protein (NECATOR_CHRIV.G14817.T4): protein MTSYLEKERIPDQWKTSRTVLIHKKGDREDLRNYRPICLLSVLYKVFTKIILTRIYRMLDEAQPQEQAGFRQGFSCLDHIQTVSRVIEVCREYRLPFVLTLF from the coding sequence atgacatcctaccttgagaaagaaaggatcccagaccagtggaagacctcgcgaaccgttcttatccataagaaaggtgaccgagaggaccttcggaactaccgtccgatatgcttgctgagcgtgttatacaaagtgttcaccaagatcatcctcacgcgcatatataggatgctggatgaagcccagcctcaagaacaagctggattccgtcaggggttcagctgcttggatcacatccagaccgtttcgagggtcatagaggtttgccgggaataccgcctgccatTTGTTCTAACCCTGTTCTAa
- a CDS encoding hypothetical protein (NECATOR_CHRIV.G14818.T2) yields MEKNICYRRQRRKEVVYGDCLLEDCLSQGDWHMEEDPNVDYEMLLRGLRACAERVSKPRTTNLDRISKTTKKLLERRRALRLDPNASHIARLVANTSCRKALQKDLLKYRKKKILEAARRRTSLKKCRRDLREYNIPLAALLSEYGTRTSSRREMEIITERFYSNLFRSSTPVSSPIIPTGEAPPRILPSEVRVAIKSMKPGTAPGPDFISADFLRASGH; encoded by the coding sequence atggaaaagaacatctgctatcggcgacaaaggagaaaagaagtcgtctacggcGATTGCCTACTCGAGGACtgcttgtcccaaggtgactggcacatggaggaggacccaaacgtggactacgagatgctactcagaggattacgagcctgtgctgaacgtgtctcgaagccgcgcacgacaaacttggatcgaatttcgaagaccaccaagaaattgttggaaagaagaagggctttgaggcttgatccgaatgcatcgcacattgcacggttagtagcaaacactagctgcagaaaagcgttgcagaaggatcttttgaagtacaggaagaagaagattctggaagcagcacgaagaagaacgagtctaaagaagtgccgcagggatctccgcgaatataacattccgctagcagccttgctgagcgaatatgggactcgcacgtcttctcgtcgtgagatggaaatcattacggagaggttctactcgaaccttttccgttcatcaacccctgtgtcaagcccaatcatccccactggcgaagctccaccacggattctcccttcggaagtacgagtcgctatcaagagcatgaaacctggcacagcccccggacctgattttatatcagcagactttcttcgggctagTGGCCACTAG
- a CDS encoding hypothetical protein (NECATOR_CHRIV.G14818.T1): MNPNWTRFTRSWRKVVRNEKFFYKFVVGDFNAKLGKATEEENMIGRFGLWGRNENGNRLAGLLSPARLFHGNSLFMKKDHRRWTWESPNGATRAEIDHILTNRRWCLLDVSVVPSFCSGSDHRLFRAKIRLSHTMEKNICYRRQRRKEVVYGDCLLEDCLSQGDWHMEEDPNVDYEMLLRGLRACAERVSKPRTTNLDRISKTTKKLLERRRALRLDPNASHIARLVANTSCRKALQKDLLKYRKKKILEAARRRTSLKKCRRDLREYNIPLAALLSEYGTRTSSRREMEIITERFYSNLFRSSTPVSSPIIPTGEAPPRILPSEVRVAIKSMKPGTAPGPDFISADFLRASGH, translated from the coding sequence atgaatccgaattggacgcgttttacgaggagctggaggaaagTAGTTCGCAACGAGAAgttcttctacaaattcgttgtcggagacttcaacgcaaaactaggaaaggccacagaagaggaaaacatgattggaagatttggactatggggccggaatgaaaatggcaatcgtctcgccggtcTGTTGTCccccgctcgcctctttcatgggaactctcttttcatgaaaaaagatcatcgtcggtggacatgggaatcgcccaatggcgcgactcgtgcggagatcgaccacatactcaccaaccggaggtggtgtctacttgatgtctcagtagtaccatccttttgtagcggttctgatcaccgtctctttcgtgcgaaaatacgacttagccacacgatggaaaagaacatctgctatcggcgacaaaggagaaaagaagtcgtctacggcGATTGCCTACTCGAGGACtgcttgtcccaaggtgactggcacatggaggaggacccaaacgtggactacgagatgctactcagaggattacgagcctgtgctgaacgtgtctcgaagccgcgcacgacaaacttggatcgaatttcgaagaccaccaagaaattgttggaaagaagaagggctttgaggcttgatccgaatgcatcgcacattgcacggttagtagcaaacactagctgcagaaaagcgttgcagaaggatcttttgaagtacaggaagaagaagattctggaagcagcacgaagaagaacgagtctaaagaagtgccgcagggatctccgcgaatataacattccgctagcagccttgctgagcgaatatgggactcgcacgtcttctcgtcgtgagatggaaatcattacggagaggttctactcgaaccttttccgttcatcaacccctgtgtcaagcccaatcatccccactggcgaagctccaccacggattctcccttcggaagtacgagtcgctatcaagagcatgaaacctggcacagcccccggacctgattttatatcagcagactttcttcgggctagTGGCCACTAG
- a CDS encoding hypothetical protein (NECATOR_CHRIV.G14819.T1) produces the protein MNDVTLVIRGEEVPSRNVGGVGFVVHPSVVHLVDSHEILSPRLAILRLRPLRQKSISIINCYSPKSAADESELDAFYEELEESSSQREVLLQIRCRRLQRKTRKGHRRGKHDWKIWTMGPE, from the coding sequence atgaatgacgttacactcgtcattcgtggagaggaGGTTCCGTcacgaaatgtaggcggtgttggttttgttgtgcacccatctgtcgtccatcttgtcgattctcacgagatcctgtcacctcgtctggccattcttcgcctccgccctctgcgccaaaaatccatcagtatcatcaactgctactcaccaaaatcagcagctgatgaatccgaattggacgcgttttacgaggagctggaggaaagTAGTTCGCAACGAGAAgttcttctacaaattcgttgtcggagacttcaacgcaaaactaggaaaggccacagaagaggaaaacatgattggaagatttggactatggggccggaatga
- a CDS encoding hypothetical protein (NECATOR_CHRIV.G14820.T1), protein MSDVSNSFSAWETLPEDEPPLCIAVRCPVSPPRHYEAPSYAVHGSRCGRDHEDFRMLTYLNRKSKWIGLRMEDELLSFSGEVPEEFNVTDLELSDAVFSQGSVLNVTVVDDLVTTFATLIPYSPNYYRIAALSAKCALSLLVLVLSATIKRDFLKVFTLFLLLPMVLECGFDVYSEIKTSVTYYGSRELLLKYHRGNYYDVPTSSLQHESLRIYQEILSRYTTYNIYSATIFLALVCYILSDILFWSTLFSSVVAFYYAHKAIVRPEEINYIPYVWSFLKVQLFPILFTLIDTLLALFEVPIYVQLGATAIIRLAACLAFITLSIQIFASFIVFCRRRDDYTKSSPYDQVRDGKWRLFSLILFQLVLHVITSMPYLIWAVISFGQDILIAFDFPPESVRELPLHLAADAFVAHLSAFLIRPILLLLAVLALIAPYRKRFLRFFCPCCRRD, encoded by the exons atgtcggatgtgtcgaactccttctcagcttgggagaccctgccggaagacgaacctccgctgtgcatcgcagttcgatgcccagtgtcacctccacgccactatgaggcg CCATCTTATGCTGTACATGGAAGCCGTTGTGGCCGCGATCATGAGGATTTTCGGATGCTCACCTACCTCAACCGGAAATCAAAGTGGATAGGACTG AGGATGGAAGACGAATTGTTATCGTTTTCTGGCGAGGTGCCAGAAGAGTTCAACGTCACAGATCTCGAGCTTTCCGATGCAGTGTTCAGTCAGGGCAGCGTATTAAACGTGACAGTGGTTGACGATTTGGTTACGACATTTG CAACACTTATTCCATACTCTCCGAATTACTATCGCATAGCTGCACTCTCCGCGAAATGTGCACTATCTCTTCTGGTTCTCGTACTGTCAGCGACTATCAAAAGAGATTTCTTGAAAGTATTCACACTATTCCTACTATTGCCGATGGTTCTAGAATGTGGATTTGATGTATATTCGGAGATAAAAACCAGTGTTACTTATTACGGATCCAG GGAACTTCTACTGAAATACCATCGTGGTAATTATTACGATGTACCGACAAGTTCGCTGCAACA TGAATCTCTGAGAATTTACCAGGAGATCTTATCCAGATACACGACATACAATATCTACAG cGCAACGATTTTTTTGGCACTTGTCTGCTACATTCTTTCGGATATTCTATTCTGGTCTACTTTATTCTCTTCCGTCGTAGCTTTTTACTATGCCCATAAGGCTATCGTGCGACCTGAAGAAATCAACTACATTCCTTATGT ATGGTCATTCTTGAAAGTACAACTTTTTCCAATACTCTTCACGTTGATCGACACACTTCTCGCCTTATTCGAG GTGCCGATATATGTCCAACTAGGAGCCACAGCTATTATTCGACTAGCTGCCTGTCTTGCATTTATCACTCTGAGCATTCAGATTTTTGCG TCCTTCATTGTGTTCTGTAGAAGAAGAGATGATTATACCAAGTCTTCACCATATGATCAA GTTCGCGACGGTAAATGGAGGCTCTTCTCACTTATCCTCTTTCAACTCGTCCTCCATGTGATTACATCAATGCCCTATCTAA TTTGGGCCGTGATCTCCTTCGGTCAGGATATCTTGATCGCATTTGACTTTCCCCCCGAATCCGTACGAGAACTACCGCTTCATTTAGCGGCGGACGCATTCGTCGCACATCTTTCAGCATTCCTCATTCGACCAATTCTACTTCTACTTGCTGTCTTGGCACTAATAGCGCCATATCGCAAGAGGTTCCTTCGTTTCTTCTGTCCTTGCTGTCGCCGGGACTAA
- a CDS encoding hypothetical protein (NECATOR_CHRIV.G14821.T1): MEGQVEKNERFRRLLLFAFNQGSNATRAARDICAVYGDGATADRIARDWCAKFKNGTFDLRDAPSGRPAELDEERLKQLLHENSRQTTTELTEKMLSHCHGETSSLAGKGSKVWSMGSACFSVDNKNQRATIFAGLLARHRATHGYKQRILYRIVTGEQLL, encoded by the coding sequence ATGGAAGGTCAGGTGGAGAAAAATGAGCGTTTTCGACGtctccttctttttgcttttaatcAAGGTTCTAACGCCACAAGAGCTGCTCGCGACATTTGTGCTGTGTATGGAGATGGTGCCACAGCTGACAGAATCGCTCGTGACTGGTGTGCCAAGTTCAAAAATGGAACATTTGACCTCAGGGACGCACCTTCTGGCCGTCCAGCTGAGTTGGATGAAGAACGACTAAAACAACTTTTACACGAAAATTCGCGTCAGACGACGACGGAACTGACTGAGAAAATGCTCTCACACTGCCATGGAGAAACATCTTCACTCGCTGGGAAAGGTTCAAAGGTATGGAGCATGGGTTCTGCATGCTTCAGTGTCGACAACAAAAATCAACGAGCCACAATCTTCGCTGGTTTGCTTGCTCGTCACCGCGCAACTCATGGATACAAGCAACGAATTCTTTATCGAATAGTTACTGGTGAGCAGCTCTTGTGA
- a CDS encoding hypothetical protein (NECATOR_CHRIV.G14820.T3), protein MEDELLSFSGEVPEEFNVTDLELSDAVFSQGSVLNVTVVDDLVTTFVVWSSDSKATLIPYSPNYYRIAALSAKCALSLLVLVLSATIKRDFLKVFTLFLLLPMVLECGFDVYSEIKTSVTYYGSRELLLKYHRGNYYDVPTSSLQHESLRIYQEILSRYTTYNIYSATIFLALVCYILSDILFWSTLFSSVVAFYYAHKAIVRPEEINYIPYVWSFLKVQLFPILFTLIDTLLALFEVPIYVQLGATAIIRLAACLAFITLSIQIFASFIVFCRRRDDYTKSSPYDQYYLDT, encoded by the exons ATGGAAGACGAATTGTTATCGTTTTCTGGCGAGGTGCCAGAAGAGTTCAACGTCACAGATCTCGAGCTTTCCGATGCAGTGTTCAGTCAGGGCAGCGTATTAAACGTGACAGTGGTTGACGATTTGGTTACGACATTTG TTGTTTG GTCAAGCGATAGCAAAG CAACACTTATTCCATACTCTCCGAATTACTATCGCATAGCTGCACTCTCCGCGAAATGTGCACTATCTCTTCTGGTTCTCGTACTGTCAGCGACTATCAAAAGAGATTTCTTGAAAGTATTCACACTATTCCTACTATTGCCGATGGTTCTAGAATGTGGATTTGATGTATATTCGGAGATAAAAACCAGTGTTACTTATTACGGATCCAG GGAACTTCTACTGAAATACCATCGTGGTAATTATTACGATGTACCGACAAGTTCGCTGCAACA TGAATCTCTGAGAATTTACCAGGAGATCTTATCCAGATACACGACATACAATATCTACAG cGCAACGATTTTTTTGGCACTTGTCTGCTACATTCTTTCGGATATTCTATTCTGGTCTACTTTATTCTCTTCCGTCGTAGCTTTTTACTATGCCCATAAGGCTATCGTGCGACCTGAAGAAATCAACTACATTCCTTATGT ATGGTCATTCTTGAAAGTACAACTTTTTCCAATACTCTTCACGTTGATCGACACACTTCTCGCCTTATTCGAG GTGCCGATATATGTCCAACTAGGAGCCACAGCTATTATTCGACTAGCTGCCTGTCTTGCATTTATCACTCTGAGCATTCAGATTTTTGCG TCCTTCATTGTGTTCTGTAGAAGAAGAGATGATTATACCAAGTCTTCACCATATGATCAA tattacttagatacttag